The proteins below are encoded in one region of Betaproteobacteria bacterium:
- a CDS encoding PEP-CTERM sorting domain-containing protein, which translates to MVVLTSISGIAQATLIDRGSGLLYDDVLKVTWLQDANYAKTSGYDADGKMSWGEAKTWAGNLVFHDAVRNIDLDDWRLARNSPEGHPFHYGWWFAVGDDEATAGPHSELSYMYYANLGLSGYKSNNGNWQSDFGIFSNGSFVGQNNVGLVLNLQAGEYLSDADPEPYPYNRPWTFGTNAGNHYLRELYDPNFAWAVRDGDVAGVAMISEPETYQLLLAGLGLIGGLARRQKLRQIRTQPK; encoded by the coding sequence ATGGTGGTACTCACATCCATTAGTGGAATAGCGCAGGCAACCTTGATCGATCGTGGCAGTGGGTTGCTTTACGACGATGTGCTGAAAGTAACTTGGCTACAAGATGCAAATTACGCCAAGACGAGTGGCTATGACGCTGATGGAAAAATGTCGTGGGGTGAAGCTAAAACATGGGCCGGCAATTTGGTCTTTCATGATGCTGTTCGAAATATTGATTTGGATGACTGGCGACTTGCTCGCAACTCGCCTGAGGGGCACCCTTTCCACTACGGCTGGTGGTTTGCAGTAGGTGACGACGAGGCCACAGCAGGCCCACATAGTGAATTGAGCTATATGTACTATGCCAACCTCGGCCTTAGTGGATATAAGAGCAATAACGGTAATTGGCAAAGTGACTTCGGCATCTTCAGCAACGGATCTTTTGTTGGGCAAAATAACGTTGGTTTGGTGCTGAATCTTCAAGCCGGAGAATATTTATCTGATGCTGATCCGGAACCTTATCCCTACAACCGACCTTGGACATTTGGCACTAACGCCGGAAATCACTATTTGAGGGAACTATACGACCCGAATTTTGCGTGGGCAGTCCGTGATGGCGACGTAGCAGGGGTCGCAATGATTTCCGAACCTGAGACATACCAATTACTCCTCGCTGGACTTGGTTTGATCGGAGGGTTAGCCCGCCGCCAAAAATTGCGTCAAATCCGCACCCAGCCAAAATGA
- a CDS encoding helix-turn-helix transcriptional regulator, protein MSRALQPSPQNITGRRIRALREELAWSQERLGVAIGIDESSARARISRYELGVHEPPLPTIRLIADALNVPLSYLYCEDDRVAMLLLGLHRLDAERRSLKVEILLEVTAAG, encoded by the coding sequence ATGTCTCGTGCCCTGCAGCCCTCACCTCAGAACATCACAGGACGCAGGATTCGTGCGCTGCGTGAGGAATTGGCTTGGTCACAGGAGAGGCTGGGTGTTGCGATAGGGATTGATGAATCCAGTGCAAGGGCACGGATCAGCCGCTATGAACTTGGCGTTCATGAGCCACCGTTGCCGACGATCAGGCTGATTGCGGATGCTCTGAATGTGCCGCTGTCCTATCTTTACTGCGAGGACGACAGGGTAGCGATGCTGCTATTGGGGTTGCACCGGCTGGATGCTGAACGGCGGTCACTGAAAGTCGAGATATTGCTTGAGGTTACTGCCGCTGGTTGA
- a CDS encoding DUF5343 domain-containing protein — translation MALTNAYVQVYGQLPEIFQRISEASAPEKFTTQHLKDWGYTSSNFRAAIPLLKALGFLSADGAPTSRYHEYRGAHPKRVMGDAIREAYGDLFMIKAKPTTSDRELIEGKFKSLHNASPNTAKLMAATFFALLDLADLTTAPTAVTKEVIVVPEPPSTQEMKVEIPAKVHSKPSLHYNIQIHLPATKDIEVFNAIFKSLKEHLLD, via the coding sequence ATGGCACTTACAAACGCATATGTTCAGGTGTACGGCCAATTGCCGGAGATATTTCAGCGAATATCCGAAGCTTCAGCTCCAGAAAAATTCACAACCCAACATCTCAAAGATTGGGGCTATACATCGTCGAACTTCCGTGCGGCAATTCCGCTGCTAAAAGCGCTCGGTTTCTTATCTGCAGATGGTGCCCCAACCAGTCGTTATCACGAATACCGAGGCGCTCACCCGAAGCGCGTCATGGGCGACGCTATTCGAGAAGCTTACGGCGATTTGTTTATGATAAAAGCAAAGCCGACGACCTCTGATCGAGAGCTAATTGAAGGCAAGTTCAAGAGTTTACACAACGCAAGTCCGAACACAGCGAAATTGATGGCGGCGACGTTTTTCGCGCTGCTTGACCTTGCCGACCTAACGACAGCGCCAACGGCGGTAACAAAGGAAGTAATTGTGGTGCCGGAGCCACCTTCTACACAGGAGATGAAGGTAGAAATTCCGGCAAAAGTTCATAGCAAACCGTCGTTGCACTACAACATTCAGATTCACCTTCCCGCAACAAAAGATATCGAAGTTTTCAACGCCATCTTTAAGTCTTTGAAGGAGCATCTTCTTGACTGA
- a CDS encoding sensor histidine kinase N-terminal domain-containing protein, with product MLAPLLFVWPLSIAFTHYFANNVANFPYDQALREHVAAIARQVKLVNGKPILSLPASARALLRADETDSVYFHVVGGDGKLLAGDRDLPVFKLPNDDSVVPGEIYMRDGDFKGQDLRMAYTYLAEPQMNASQWIIVEVGETTEKRSQLANKIVASVILPQFIIIPLAVMLVWFGLSRGLRPLTRLRQTIEAREPDDLSPIATRRVPEELEPLVEAFNEMLERMKRSVAAQQRFVADAAHQMRTPLTGLKTQAQFAIRETDPETLRHALRQIATGVDRAGRLINQMLTLARTEGGEAAQQKHEPIDLAQLIKDVVTDWVMVAIENDIDLGFESEGSALVVGNPFLLRELAKNLLDNALRYTPAGGHVTCRVLANQATVLLEVEDDGVGISEEQADLVFERFYRVDDASTEGSGLGLAIVQEIAVQHDSRASLRPNPRGRGAVARVAFATWHPPLPPLPPPDDFSELYRQSPPIGT from the coding sequence ATGCTGGCGCCCCTGCTGTTCGTATGGCCGCTGAGTATTGCTTTTACCCATTATTTTGCTAATAACGTCGCCAATTTCCCTTACGACCAGGCCCTGCGTGAACACGTTGCCGCCATTGCTCGCCAGGTCAAGCTGGTAAATGGCAAGCCGATATTGTCGCTGCCGGCATCAGCACGAGCGCTGCTCAGGGCGGACGAAACCGACAGTGTCTATTTCCACGTTGTCGGTGGCGATGGAAAACTTCTGGCCGGAGACAGGGATTTACCGGTTTTCAAGCTACCGAATGATGATTCGGTAGTTCCCGGCGAAATCTATATGCGGGACGGTGACTTCAAGGGGCAGGATCTACGCATGGCCTACACTTATCTGGCCGAGCCCCAGATGAATGCCTCGCAGTGGATCATTGTCGAGGTCGGTGAAACGACGGAAAAACGCAGCCAGCTCGCCAACAAAATTGTCGCCAGCGTCATCCTGCCGCAATTCATCATTATTCCGCTGGCGGTCATGCTCGTCTGGTTTGGGCTTTCGCGCGGCCTGCGGCCGCTGACTCGCCTGCGCCAGACCATCGAGGCTCGTGAGCCGGATGACCTTTCGCCGATTGCAACCCGACGCGTTCCGGAAGAGTTGGAGCCACTGGTTGAGGCGTTCAATGAAATGCTGGAACGAATGAAACGGAGCGTTGCAGCTCAGCAACGTTTTGTTGCCGACGCAGCGCATCAGATGCGTACGCCATTGACCGGACTTAAAACCCAGGCCCAGTTTGCCATCCGCGAAACCGATCCAGAAACCCTCAGGCACGCTTTGCGCCAGATTGCCACCGGCGTTGATCGCGCAGGGCGACTGATCAACCAGATGCTCACCCTGGCTCGTACTGAAGGCGGGGAGGCTGCCCAACAAAAGCATGAACCGATTGATCTGGCGCAGTTAATTAAGGATGTGGTCACCGACTGGGTGATGGTCGCCATCGAAAATGACATCGATCTTGGCTTCGAGTCCGAAGGCTCTGCGCTGGTTGTCGGCAACCCCTTTCTGCTCAGGGAGCTGGCCAAAAACCTGCTGGACAATGCCCTGCGCTATACACCCGCTGGCGGGCATGTGACCTGTCGAGTCTTGGCCAACCAGGCCACTGTTCTTCTTGAGGTTGAGGATGATGGTGTCGGTATCAGTGAAGAGCAAGCCGACTTGGTCTTTGAGCGCTTCTATCGGGTTGACGATGCTTCTACCGAGGGTAGCGGCCTCGGCCTGGCCATTGTTCAGGAAATTGCGGTGCAACACGATTCCCGCGCCAGCTTGCGCCCGAATCCACGCGGGCGCGGCGCGGTGGCGCGTGTTGCTTTTGCGACCTGGCATCCCCCGCTACCGCCGCTACCGCCACCGGATGATTTCTCCGAGCTTTACCGTCAATCGCCCCCTATCGGCACATAA
- a CDS encoding response regulator transcription factor, with amino-acid sequence MRILIAEDDTIIADGLSRSLRQGGYAVDWAPNGMDADTALLTGSYDLLILDIGLPKLSGLEVLKRIRTRNSQLPVLILTALDGTGDRVKGLDLGADDYMVKPFELAELEARVRALTRRSAGTSPTIQCGALAYDQIGRVAQINGETLDLSAREIGLLEVLLSRMGRLVSKDQLVDHLCGWGEEVSHNAIEVYVHRLRKKIEAGGVKIATVRGLGYCLERPQGD; translated from the coding sequence ATGCGCATTCTTATTGCTGAAGACGACACCATCATCGCCGATGGACTATCCCGCTCCCTGCGTCAGGGCGGATATGCTGTGGACTGGGCGCCCAATGGGATGGACGCAGATACTGCGCTGCTCACCGGCTCCTACGATTTGCTGATTCTAGACATTGGCTTGCCAAAGCTTTCCGGGCTGGAAGTGCTCAAACGAATCCGAACCCGCAATTCGCAATTGCCGGTGTTGATCCTGACTGCGCTCGATGGCACCGGTGATCGCGTCAAGGGACTCGATCTGGGCGCCGACGACTATATGGTCAAACCCTTCGAGCTGGCTGAACTCGAAGCCCGGGTACGAGCGCTGACCCGCCGTTCAGCCGGCACCTCACCGACCATCCAGTGCGGCGCACTAGCGTATGACCAGATTGGTCGTGTGGCCCAGATCAACGGTGAAACACTTGATCTGTCCGCCCGCGAAATCGGGCTCCTTGAAGTACTGCTCAGCCGCATGGGGCGCCTGGTCAGCAAGGATCAGCTGGTTGATCACCTTTGCGGTTGGGGAGAAGAGGTCAGCCACAATGCGATCGAGGTCTATGTGCACCGGCTTCGCAAGAAAATCGAGGCGGGTGGGGTGAAGATCGCGACTGTCCGTGGCCTTGGATATTGCCTTGAACGACCCCAAGGTGACTAG
- a CDS encoding cation acetate symporter, protein MAKYIKQLAGMLALLAAAGAVYAAGADLGQAEKQPTNWTAIMMFGAFVVGTLFITKWAAAKTKSAADFYTGGGGITGFQNGLAIAGDYMSAASFLGISAAVMANGYDGLIYAIGFLVGWPIITFLMAERLRNLGKFTFADVAGYRFAQTPIRAFAATSTLIVVAFYLIAQMVGAGQLIKLLFGLEYWLAVIIVGSLMMVYVLFGGMTATTWVQIIKACLLLCGATFMALMVMSHFGFSPEAMFAKAVEIKTILATKALTAEAVKAGADAATVDVAVAAAAKGLSIMGPGNFVKDPISAISFGMALMFGTAGLPHILMRFFTVPDAKEARKSVFWATTWIGYFYILTFIIGFGAITFVLTNPEFLDPKGGLIGGNNMAAIHLAKAVGGNVFLGFISAVAFATILAVVAGLTLSGASAVSHDLYATVFKKGNVDSASELRVSRITTLCLGVIAVILGIAFEKQNIAFMVSLAFAIAASANFPVLFMSVLWKNTTTRGAVVGGFMGLAASVILTILSSSIWEAVLGNPKGSAWFPYTSPCLFSMTIGFLGIWFFSITDSSEQAKKERALFADQEVRSETGVGASGASGH, encoded by the coding sequence ATGGCGAAATACATTAAGCAACTGGCGGGCATGCTAGCCCTGCTGGCCGCTGCCGGTGCAGTTTATGCTGCCGGCGCTGACCTCGGTCAGGCCGAGAAGCAGCCGACCAACTGGACCGCCATCATGATGTTCGGTGCCTTTGTTGTCGGTACCCTGTTCATCACCAAGTGGGCTGCTGCCAAGACCAAGTCGGCGGCTGACTTCTACACCGGTGGTGGCGGCATCACCGGCTTCCAGAACGGTCTGGCTATTGCGGGTGACTACATGTCCGCCGCATCCTTCCTCGGTATTTCTGCCGCGGTGATGGCCAACGGTTACGATGGCCTGATCTATGCCATCGGCTTCCTGGTTGGCTGGCCAATCATTACCTTCCTGATGGCAGAGCGTCTGCGCAACCTGGGCAAATTCACCTTTGCCGACGTGGCCGGTTATCGCTTCGCCCAGACCCCGATCCGCGCTTTTGCCGCGACCTCCACCCTGATCGTTGTGGCCTTCTACCTGATCGCCCAGATGGTCGGTGCCGGTCAGCTGATCAAGCTGCTCTTCGGTCTGGAATACTGGTTGGCAGTGATTATCGTCGGCTCGCTGATGATGGTTTACGTGCTGTTCGGCGGTATGACTGCCACCACCTGGGTGCAGATCATCAAGGCCTGTCTGCTGCTGTGTGGCGCCACCTTCATGGCATTGATGGTGATGTCCCATTTCGGTTTCAGCCCGGAAGCGATGTTTGCCAAGGCTGTCGAAATCAAGACTATCCTGGCTACCAAGGCGCTGACTGCCGAGGCGGTCAAGGCGGGTGCAGATGCGGCGACTGTTGATGTGGCTGTTGCTGCTGCTGCCAAGGGTCTGTCCATCATGGGCCCGGGTAACTTCGTCAAGGATCCGATCTCTGCCATCTCCTTCGGTATGGCCCTGATGTTCGGTACCGCTGGTCTGCCGCACATCCTGATGCGCTTCTTCACCGTGCCGGATGCCAAGGAAGCCCGCAAGTCCGTTTTCTGGGCAACCACCTGGATCGGTTACTTCTACATCCTGACCTTCATCATCGGTTTCGGCGCCATCACCTTCGTGCTGACCAATCCGGAATTCCTTGATCCCAAGGGCGGCCTGATCGGTGGCAACAACATGGCTGCTATCCACCTGGCCAAAGCGGTCGGCGGTAACGTCTTCCTCGGCTTCATCTCCGCGGTTGCCTTTGCTACCATCCTGGCTGTGGTTGCCGGTCTGACCCTGTCGGGTGCGTCTGCTGTTTCCCACGACTTGTACGCTACGGTGTTCAAGAAGGGTAACGTCGATTCCGCTTCCGAGCTGCGTGTTTCCCGTATCACCACCCTGTGTCTGGGCGTGATTGCCGTTATCCTGGGTATTGCCTTCGAAAAGCAGAACATCGCCTTCATGGTTTCCCTGGCTTTCGCAATCGCTGCTTCTGCCAACTTCCCGGTGCTCTTCATGTCCGTGTTGTGGAAGAACACCACGACGCGCGGTGCCGTGGTTGGTGGCTTCATGGGTCTGGCTGCTTCCGTGATTCTGACCATTCTGTCTTCTTCCATCTGGGAAGCAGTTCTGGGCAATCCGAAGGGTTCTGCATGGTTCCCTTACACCTCGCCTTGTCTGTTCTCGATGACCATCGGCTTCCTCGGTATCTGGTTCTTCTCGATTACCGACAGCAGCGAGCAGGCCAAGAAAGAGCGTGCCCTGTTTGCCGATCAGGAAGTTCGTTCGGAAACCGGTGTTGGTGCTTCCGGCGCCAGCGGCCACTAA
- a CDS encoding DUF485 domain-containing protein: MQSNIYAKIRANPKYEQLRSTRNTYGWVMTILMLVVYYGYIGLIAFDKAFLAKPLGATGVMTVGMPIGLAVIAFTIIITGIYVRRANTEFDALKEEIIKEAK; this comes from the coding sequence ATGCAAAGCAACATTTACGCGAAAATTCGGGCCAACCCGAAATACGAGCAGCTGAGAAGCACTCGTAATACCTACGGCTGGGTCATGACGATCCTGATGCTCGTGGTGTACTACGGTTACATCGGACTGATCGCCTTCGACAAGGCCTTCCTGGCCAAGCCGTTGGGCGCCACGGGCGTGATGACGGTCGGCATGCCGATTGGTCTCGCTGTCATCGCCTTTACCATCATCATTACTGGCATCTACGTGCGCCGCGCCAACACCGAGTTCGACGCACTCAAAGAAGAGATCATCAAGGAGGCCAAGTAA
- the groL gene encoding chaperonin GroEL (60 kDa chaperone family; promotes refolding of misfolded polypeptides especially under stressful conditions; forms two stacked rings of heptamers to form a barrel-shaped 14mer; ends can be capped by GroES; misfolded proteins enter the barrel where they are refolded when GroES binds), translating to MAAKEVKFGDSARARMVEGINILADAVKVTLGPKGRNVVLERSYGGPTVTKDGVSVAKEIELKDKFANMGAQMVKEVASKTSDIAGDGTTTATVLAQSIVREGMKFVAAGMNPMDLKRGIDKAVVATIAELQAFSKPCTTTKEIAQVGSISANSDSDIGEIIANAMEKVGKEGVITVEDGKSLANELDVVEGMQFDRGYLSPYFINNADKQQALLENPFVLLFDKKISNIRDLLPVLEQVAKAGRPLLIIAEDVDGEALATLVVNNIRGILKTVAVKAPGFGDRRKAMLEDIAILTGGTVIAEETGLTLEKAVLKDLGQAARIEIAKENTIIIDGAGEAAAIEARVKQIRIQIEEASSDYDKEKLQERVAKLAGGVAVIKVGAATEVEMKEKKARVEDALHATRAAVEEGVVAGGGVALIRARAAVGKIKGDNHDQDAGIKIVLRAMEQPLREIVANSGDEPSVVVDKVQRGKGNYGYNAATGEYGDMVEMGVLDPTKVTRTALQNAASIAGLMLTTECMVAELAEDKPAGGMPDMSGMGGMGGMGGMGM from the coding sequence ATGGCAGCTAAAGAAGTTAAATTCGGTGATTCCGCCCGTGCACGCATGGTCGAAGGTATCAACATCCTGGCTGACGCAGTCAAGGTTACCCTTGGCCCGAAGGGTCGTAACGTGGTCCTTGAGCGCTCCTACGGCGGCCCGACGGTCACCAAGGACGGCGTTTCCGTCGCCAAGGAAATCGAACTGAAAGACAAGTTTGCCAACATGGGCGCCCAGATGGTCAAGGAAGTTGCTTCCAAGACCTCCGACATCGCCGGTGACGGCACCACCACCGCTACCGTGCTGGCCCAGTCCATCGTTCGTGAAGGCATGAAGTTCGTTGCCGCCGGCATGAACCCGATGGATCTGAAGCGCGGTATCGACAAGGCTGTGGTCGCTACCATCGCCGAGCTGCAGGCTTTCTCCAAGCCTTGCACCACGACCAAGGAAATCGCCCAGGTTGGCTCCATTTCCGCCAACTCTGATTCCGACATCGGCGAAATTATCGCCAATGCCATGGAAAAGGTCGGCAAGGAAGGCGTCATCACTGTTGAAGATGGCAAGTCCCTGGCCAACGAACTGGACGTCGTCGAAGGCATGCAGTTTGACCGCGGCTACCTGTCGCCATACTTCATCAACAACGCCGACAAGCAGCAAGCCCTGCTCGAAAACCCGTTCGTTCTGCTCTTCGACAAGAAGATCTCCAACATTCGTGATCTGCTGCCGGTTCTGGAGCAAGTCGCCAAGGCTGGTCGTCCGCTGCTGATCATTGCCGAAGATGTCGATGGCGAAGCGCTGGCTACCCTGGTCGTCAACAACATCCGTGGCATCCTGAAGACCGTTGCCGTCAAGGCCCCGGGCTTTGGTGATCGTCGCAAGGCCATGCTGGAAGACATCGCCATCCTGACCGGCGGCACCGTGATCGCTGAAGAAACAGGTCTGACCCTTGAGAAGGCTGTCCTGAAGGATCTGGGCCAGGCTGCACGTATCGAAATCGCCAAGGAAAACACCATCATCATCGACGGCGCCGGCGAAGCTGCTGCCATCGAAGCCCGCGTCAAGCAGATCCGCATCCAGATCGAAGAAGCTTCTTCCGATTACGACAAGGAAAAGCTGCAGGAACGTGTTGCCAAGCTGGCTGGCGGCGTTGCCGTCATCAAGGTTGGTGCCGCCACCGAAGTCGAAATGAAGGAAAAGAAGGCCCGCGTTGAAGATGCCCTGCACGCTACTCGTGCTGCGGTTGAAGAAGGCGTTGTGGCTGGCGGCGGCGTTGCGCTGATCCGTGCTCGTGCTGCTGTTGGCAAGATCAAGGGCGACAACCACGATCAAGATGCCGGCATCAAGATCGTTCTCCGCGCCATGGAGCAGCCGCTCCGCGAAATCGTTGCCAACTCCGGTGACGAACCGTCTGTCGTGGTCGACAAGGTCCAGCGTGGCAAGGGTAACTACGGTTACAACGCCGCCACCGGCGAATACGGCGACATGGTTGAAATGGGCGTGCTTGATCCGACCAAGGTGACCCGCACCGCACTGCAGAACGCCGCATCCATCGCCGGCCTGATGCTGACCACCGAATGCATGGTTGCTGAACTGGCTGAAGACAAGCCGGCCGGTGGCATGCCTGACATGAGCGGCATGGGCGGTATGGGTGGCATGGGCGGCATGGGGATGTAA
- a CDS encoding co-chaperone GroES, whose protein sequence is MNIRPLHDRVIVKRVEAERTTASGIVIPDSAGEKPDQGEVLAIGPGKRDDNGKQIALDVKVGDRVLFGKYAGQAVKVDGQEVLVMREEDIMGVLQA, encoded by the coding sequence ATGAATATCCGTCCTTTGCACGACCGTGTGATCGTCAAGCGCGTTGAAGCCGAGCGTACCACTGCATCCGGCATCGTCATTCCCGATTCCGCTGGCGAAAAGCCGGATCAGGGCGAAGTTCTGGCCATCGGCCCGGGCAAGCGTGACGATAACGGCAAGCAGATCGCTCTGGACGTCAAGGTTGGCGACCGCGTTCTGTTCGGCAAGTATGCCGGCCAAGCCGTCAAGGTCGATGGTCAGGAAGTCCTGGTCATGCGTGAAGAAGACATCATGGGCGTCCTGCAGGCCTGA
- a CDS encoding diguanylate cyclase has product MKDPVGISLERRVFLTLGYRAWVATAYLLVAILCVLGISMEFRQIDESLEGLARERGSVLFRLVELTRDWNAQHGGVYVPVTEETQPNPYLNHPRRDLVTTDGQRLTMINPAFMTRQIAEIAEKADGVKFHITSLKPIRPANAADDWETKGLQAFATGQKHEILSLLDTESGLAHRYMAPLYVKEACLACHADQGYKLGDVRGGISISMPAQKILEIRGTQRIRALLTLGTAGMVVALLLHYVIRRSHRHFLRLQAVTAGQERLIAERTQALSLANAKLLDEVAERKKNEGRISESEARYRSVIETSQNAILIMRSADFIITFANDQAAAMIGLHQSEQLLNRSFLDFVHEPDRQIATERLTRLGRGEPVSAMIRLHFAESDGSHVRTGDVHVATIESGSSLSQCVVSIRDVTNKLANERALQISAAVMESAAEGIVVTDAENRIIQINPAFTAITGYRPQEVLGKDPSILGAGRHEPGLFAGMWQALDKDGHWAGELWNRRPDGQIYVVWLAISSIRGEGAESVGRHVATFIDITQRKEVEELLRHRAQSDPLTDLPNRSLFYDRLQVALTQARRYNEVFALFYVDLDHFKAVNDTLGHAAGDELLVETGHRLVQAVRQSDTVARLGGDEFAVILPKVGSQQEVEEVAQRVVIALARPFLLGAGQASISASVGVAIYPEHGEDPDSIRASADAALYAVKQAGRNAYRLAPALSNQRT; this is encoded by the coding sequence ATGAAAGACCCTGTCGGGATTTCCCTTGAGCGTCGTGTTTTTTTGACTCTGGGCTATCGGGCTTGGGTGGCGACGGCTTATCTGCTCGTGGCGATACTCTGTGTTTTGGGTATCTCGATGGAGTTTCGCCAGATCGACGAAAGCCTTGAAGGTCTGGCGCGAGAGCGGGGCAGTGTGCTGTTCCGACTGGTCGAATTGACGCGTGACTGGAACGCGCAGCACGGCGGTGTTTATGTGCCCGTCACCGAAGAGACGCAACCGAACCCTTATCTGAATCATCCGAGGCGTGATCTGGTGACGACCGATGGGCAGCGCCTGACCATGATCAACCCCGCATTCATGACGCGGCAGATCGCTGAAATTGCCGAGAAAGCCGATGGCGTCAAATTTCATATCACCAGTCTGAAGCCCATACGCCCGGCAAATGCGGCGGATGACTGGGAGACAAAAGGGCTGCAGGCATTCGCGACGGGGCAAAAGCACGAAATCCTGTCGTTGCTGGACACCGAAAGCGGGTTGGCCCATCGCTACATGGCGCCACTTTATGTCAAGGAGGCCTGTCTGGCCTGCCATGCCGATCAGGGTTACAAGCTGGGGGATGTTCGTGGCGGCATCAGTATTTCGATGCCGGCTCAGAAGATTCTCGAAATTCGCGGCACCCAGCGCATACGCGCGCTGCTGACCCTGGGTACAGCCGGCATGGTGGTCGCGCTGTTGCTGCATTACGTGATCAGGAGATCGCATCGCCATTTTCTTCGTCTGCAGGCGGTTACTGCCGGGCAGGAACGGCTGATTGCGGAGCGGACCCAGGCTCTTTCCCTGGCGAACGCGAAACTGCTGGATGAAGTCGCGGAACGCAAGAAAAATGAAGGTCGGATCAGCGAAAGCGAGGCACGTTATCGTTCCGTGATCGAAACCAGCCAGAACGCCATTCTCATCATGCGCTCCGCTGATTTTATCATTACCTTCGCCAATGATCAGGCCGCAGCGATGATCGGGCTTCATCAGTCCGAACAGCTATTGAATCGGTCATTTCTTGATTTTGTTCATGAGCCGGATCGGCAGATTGCCACGGAACGTCTGACCCGACTGGGGCGAGGCGAGCCGGTGTCGGCCATGATTCGGCTACATTTTGCCGAATCCGACGGCTCGCATGTACGGACTGGTGATGTCCATGTCGCGACTATCGAGAGTGGTTCGAGCCTATCGCAATGCGTTGTCAGTATTCGTGACGTGACTAACAAGCTGGCAAATGAGCGGGCATTGCAGATTTCAGCTGCCGTGATGGAGAGTGCAGCGGAAGGCATCGTCGTGACCGATGCCGAGAACCGGATTATCCAGATCAATCCGGCATTTACCGCGATTACCGGCTATCGGCCACAGGAAGTGCTGGGCAAGGATCCCTCCATCCTTGGCGCTGGCCGCCACGAGCCCGGCCTTTTTGCCGGCATGTGGCAAGCCCTCGACAAGGACGGCCATTGGGCCGGAGAGCTGTGGAATCGGCGCCCCGATGGCCAGATATATGTGGTCTGGCTGGCTATTTCGTCCATCCGCGGCGAGGGGGCAGAGAGCGTTGGCCGGCATGTGGCGACTTTCATCGATATTACGCAACGCAAGGAAGTCGAGGAGTTGCTTCGCCATCGTGCCCAAAGCGATCCGCTGACCGACTTGCCCAACCGCAGCTTGTTCTATGACCGGCTGCAGGTGGCGCTGACTCAGGCGCGGCGCTACAACGAAGTGTTTGCCTTGTTCTATGTCGACCTTGATCACTTCAAGGCGGTCAATGACACGCTGGGCCATGCCGCTGGTGACGAATTGCTGGTTGAAACCGGGCACCGCCTGGTTCAGGCCGTACGCCAGTCCGATACCGTGGCTCGCCTGGGGGGGGACGAATTCGCCGTCATTTTGCCCAAGGTGGGCAGCCAGCAGGAAGTGGAAGAGGTTGCGCAGCGGGTGGTAATCGCGTTGGCTCGTCCGTTTCTGCTCGGGGCCGGTCAGGCCTCGATCTCGGCCAGCGTCGGCGTGGCGATATATCCTGAGCACGGCGAAGACCCGGATAGCATTCGGGCCAGTGCCGATGCCGCGCTTTACGCCGTTAAACAGGCCGGGCGTAACGCATACCGTCTGGCGCCAGCGTTGAGCAATCAGCGCACCTGA